A section of the Cuniculiplasma divulgatum genome encodes:
- a CDS encoding AzlC family ABC transporter permease: MKWDLRGGLTAISAGYVPSGIAFGAIATALHVPVWATISLSALVYSGAVQSAFVGFWSIGIDPGTLLLTAFLLNLRHTFYGPHVGGIRNDITLKDMMSIAPLLTDEVYALSVQDPPLPKRSVRILSLYAYVNWIGSTAVGSILVNFLPPGVEAAIAIALPALFLALLLPKISDRSTAVTAAASIAVSVAARALHLPSYFIIVPILVGVASGMAIVMSRRPA, encoded by the coding sequence TTGAAATGGGATTTAAGGGGCGGTCTGACAGCCATATCTGCAGGTTATGTCCCTTCCGGCATTGCGTTTGGCGCCATAGCAACAGCACTTCATGTGCCTGTCTGGGCCACAATATCGCTTTCTGCACTTGTTTATTCCGGTGCAGTCCAGTCCGCCTTCGTTGGTTTCTGGAGCATCGGCATAGATCCTGGCACGCTTCTCCTGACAGCTTTCCTGCTCAATCTCCGCCATACATTTTACGGCCCGCATGTGGGGGGCATCAGGAATGACATAACGCTGAAGGATATGATGTCAATCGCGCCCCTCCTGACCGATGAGGTTTACGCCCTCTCCGTGCAGGATCCACCACTGCCGAAGCGCTCAGTGAGGATTCTGAGCCTCTATGCCTACGTGAACTGGATAGGTTCCACAGCGGTTGGTTCCATTCTGGTGAATTTCCTGCCGCCAGGAGTTGAAGCCGCAATAGCCATCGCACTTCCTGCACTTTTTCTGGCGCTGCTCCTGCCAAAGATATCCGACCGATCGACAGCTGTGACTGCCGCCGCATCCATTGCAGTTTCTGTTGCGGCAAGAGCGCTGCACCTGCCTTCATACTTCATAATAGTTCCAATCCTGGTGGGAGTTGCATCTGGTATGGCCATTGTGATGAGCAGGAGGCCAGCATGA
- a CDS encoding AzlD domain-containing protein, translating to MILILLIAVLAILSLSQRLVPWLVISRFSGGRHMEQIFNLFAVSAFSALAVYNITEFTAGSLVSLVVAAMVALRTRNLGYAVLAAIAVSLVALYI from the coding sequence ATGATCCTCATACTGTTGATCGCTGTCCTTGCCATTCTCAGTCTCTCACAGAGGCTGGTGCCGTGGCTTGTCATTTCCAGGTTCAGCGGGGGCAGGCACATGGAGCAGATATTCAACCTTTTTGCAGTCTCGGCCTTCTCTGCCCTTGCAGTTTACAACATAACGGAATTCACTGCCGGATCGCTGGTGTCGCTGGTCGTCGCAGCCATGGTGGCACTGCGCACCAGGAATCTGGGATATGCGGTGCTTGCGGCCATAGCGGTTTCACTTGTGGCCCTGTATATATGA
- a CDS encoding alpha/beta hydrolase — protein sequence MSDEIKQEYMQFNNGTLFHRKLDTGARKNIILLHGWSFTSRNWKDVGAFQHLGDLGFNVYAPDYPGFGNSDPQDRYTIKRGDISRGTEFVRDYMGHIGLKNAYLLGASMGGGMVVMAALDIPDMVDGIIAVAPAWVEDQKDRMAGITKPVLFIWGSNDNVVMPSLGQQYSSIIKGSRLEIVQDAPHPVYIDQPIRFFSIVSDFLRSH from the coding sequence ATGTCAGATGAAATAAAACAGGAATACATGCAGTTCAACAACGGCACGCTTTTTCACAGAAAACTTGACACAGGGGCACGAAAGAACATAATCCTTCTCCACGGGTGGTCATTCACCTCCAGGAACTGGAAAGATGTGGGTGCTTTCCAGCATCTTGGCGATCTTGGATTCAATGTCTATGCACCGGACTATCCTGGATTTGGGAACTCCGACCCCCAGGACAGGTATACCATAAAGAGAGGTGACATATCCAGGGGCACAGAATTTGTCAGAGACTACATGGGGCACATTGGTCTGAAGAATGCATATTTGCTTGGCGCCTCCATGGGCGGTGGCATGGTGGTCATGGCAGCCCTGGACATCCCGGATATGGTTGATGGCATCATAGCCGTTGCACCTGCATGGGTGGAAGATCAGAAGGACAGGATGGCTGGAATCACGAAGCCTGTTCTATTTATATGGGGTTCCAATGACAATGTGGTGATGCCTTCCCTTGGGCAGCAGTACTCCTCCATCATAAAGGGATCAAGGCTGGAGATTGTGCAGGATGCACCACACCCTGTATACATAGACCAGCCCATTCGGTTTTTCTCAATAGTTTCTGATTTCCTTCGATCCCACTGA
- a CDS encoding CoA-transferase, with the protein MRPSISPEGDTAYLDEIHDDSVLAVSGFNLATTPEFLILELYKKYQATGHPKSLFLETDALPASPGRALDLVLKDMSESGDCGFIKGMLVPFMGFSPYLQKMTLEDRFQVYGWPIGITAYWFREVASGRPGLLTKIGIDTFLDPDQDSGTLNESAARNRMCYSTKIDLFGEEFLIYRAPKPNVSFIRVTSSDRLGNLSMEDEPIRGTVMSIAQASKAMPNPGKVVAQVKRVVADGAFSPRQVEVPYPLVDYVVTSPPQYHWQASSFEYDPRACFRVSPGNTDRLLGDMGASKSPQLHRIIARRVALELIQLLNSKGSPILINLGVGVPALLSGIISEEGLSRDVVSVVESGPWGGVALTGPDFGISMGAFALSTIPDMFSNYEGGIIDTASLGFLQVDQNGNVNPSYIPGKLTGPGGFPVIAEGTPRVYFAGTFTAGKSDIAVENGKLNIRSDGDVLKFVNRVYKIFFSGKQAMKFTKEVRYFTERAVFTLTENGLRLDEIAPGADLDRDILGKMEFRPVVSRELKEILPAVFSGNRMNLKYMITHH; encoded by the coding sequence ATGAGGCCATCAATATCGCCTGAAGGGGATACTGCATATCTGGACGAGATTCATGATGACAGCGTCCTTGCCGTTTCCGGATTCAACCTTGCAACAACACCGGAGTTCCTCATCCTGGAGCTTTACAAAAAGTACCAGGCCACTGGGCATCCGAAATCCTTGTTCCTGGAGACAGATGCGCTGCCGGCTTCTCCCGGGAGAGCCCTGGATCTCGTTCTGAAGGACATGTCGGAATCAGGTGACTGCGGTTTCATCAAAGGGATGCTTGTTCCCTTCATGGGGTTCTCCCCATATCTCCAGAAAATGACCCTGGAGGACAGATTCCAGGTGTATGGATGGCCAATAGGTATCACCGCTTACTGGTTCAGAGAGGTTGCATCCGGCAGGCCGGGCCTGCTCACCAAGATCGGCATAGACACATTCCTGGATCCGGACCAGGATTCCGGCACCCTGAATGAATCCGCCGCAAGGAACAGGATGTGCTATTCAACAAAGATTGATCTCTTCGGGGAGGAATTCCTCATATACAGGGCACCGAAGCCCAATGTTTCCTTCATCAGGGTCACGTCCTCGGACCGGCTTGGAAACCTCAGCATGGAGGATGAGCCCATAAGGGGAACTGTCATGAGCATAGCGCAGGCCAGCAAAGCCATGCCAAATCCTGGAAAGGTTGTTGCCCAGGTCAAGCGGGTTGTGGCCGATGGGGCATTTTCACCCAGGCAGGTTGAGGTCCCATATCCCCTGGTGGATTACGTTGTGACATCCCCACCTCAATACCACTGGCAGGCAAGTTCATTCGAATATGATCCAAGGGCCTGCTTCAGGGTCAGCCCCGGAAATACCGACCGGCTGCTGGGGGACATGGGTGCCAGCAAATCGCCGCAGCTGCACAGGATCATCGCCAGAAGGGTTGCGCTTGAACTCATACAGTTGCTCAACAGCAAGGGTTCCCCAATACTGATCAACCTAGGAGTGGGTGTTCCGGCTTTGCTTTCCGGAATCATCTCTGAAGAAGGTCTTTCCAGGGATGTTGTGAGCGTGGTGGAATCCGGTCCATGGGGCGGTGTTGCCTTAACGGGACCGGACTTTGGAATCTCCATGGGGGCATTTGCCCTTTCCACCATACCTGACATGTTCTCCAATTATGAAGGAGGGATCATAGACACAGCCTCTCTTGGATTCCTCCAGGTGGATCAGAATGGAAACGTGAATCCTTCATACATACCTGGAAAACTCACGGGCCCTGGAGGATTCCCCGTCATAGCCGAGGGTACGCCGCGGGTTTACTTCGCAGGCACTTTCACCGCCGGAAAGAGCGACATCGCTGTTGAAAATGGAAAGCTGAACATCAGGTCGGATGGCGATGTCCTGAAGTTTGTCAACAGGGTATACAAGATCTTTTTCAGCGGGAAGCAAGCCATGAAATTCACAAAGGAGGTCAGGTATTTCACCGAGAGGGCAGTGTTCACCCTGACAGAGAACGGACTCAGGCTGGATGAGATTGCACCCGGCGCTGATCTGGACCGGGACATACTGGGCAAAATGGAGTTCCGGCCAGTGGTCTCCAGGGAACTCAAGGAGATCCTGCCTGCTGTTTTCTCGGGGAACAGGATGAACCTGAAATACATGATCACGCACCACTGA
- a CDS encoding DMT family transporter: protein MKELKFLLPYVVFTAFSYFFAKDGLVFASPFVFMGLRYLIAGAMLLSISRRIILTKSLLFLSAVTVTSTVFWAYGLLYVSPSESAVLSYSMPLFSLPIAFLLVSEKPSRMEILGIVIGFAGVLIYGIPLLSGFTLVGMVLTVINAFFWGTFTVFYRKLKDQDPVAVNATQFIVGAGIMLALSPLDFHLRITTGFLIDLAWMGTLGGALQFLLWNYMIRISKVNRITVLAFSVPIFTVVLEAFMTSRIPSIFSIAGVVVMFTGIFLSRIRGGISVVVPEGNAGNGLS from the coding sequence TTGAAGGAACTCAAGTTTCTTTTGCCTTACGTTGTGTTTACCGCTTTTTCGTATTTCTTTGCCAAGGATGGGCTCGTATTTGCATCGCCCTTTGTTTTCATGGGACTGAGATATCTCATAGCCGGGGCAATGCTGCTTTCAATTTCAAGGAGAATTATACTGACAAAGAGCCTTCTCTTCCTTTCCGCCGTAACGGTGACAAGCACAGTGTTCTGGGCATACGGCCTGCTTTACGTGTCCCCATCGGAATCAGCAGTCCTCAGTTATTCAATGCCGCTCTTCTCCCTCCCCATAGCTTTTCTCCTGGTATCGGAGAAGCCATCAAGAATGGAAATACTTGGAATCGTCATAGGTTTCGCCGGAGTTCTCATATACGGTATACCGCTTCTTTCGGGCTTTACCCTGGTCGGAATGGTACTGACAGTCATCAACGCATTTTTCTGGGGCACCTTCACCGTATTTTACAGGAAGCTCAAGGACCAGGACCCTGTGGCGGTGAATGCAACACAGTTCATTGTGGGCGCAGGAATAATGCTTGCACTGAGCCCCCTGGATTTCCATCTCAGGATCACCACAGGATTTCTCATTGATCTCGCCTGGATGGGGACACTTGGCGGTGCCCTTCAGTTCCTCTTATGGAATTACATGATACGCATAAGCAAGGTGAACCGCATAACCGTCCTTGCATTCAGCGTACCCATATTCACAGTGGTGCTGGAAGCATTCATGACCTCCAGGATTCCCAGCATATTCTCCATTGCAGGTGTCGTGGTTATGTTCACAGGGATTTTCCTTTCAAGGATCAGGGGCGGGATATCCGTTGTTGTGCCGGAGGGAAATGCAGGGAATGGATTATCCTGA
- a CDS encoding MFS transporter, protein MNDSVSRRLVLTTTSISAFVTPFLSSAIAFAVPRIGVSFHLDFVQVALIPMVYLIPLASFMIFFGRISDDVGRVRIFRAGLIIFAVASIAASFSSSYSFLIAMVFLAGLGSAVLSTNSTAIVSYVYSRGGRGFALGINAMSVYLGLTFAPFLGGILIEFTGWRSVFLFSGPVGLAALALSAVSMRNIEIRRRTTASGIMGPAFLAGAILSLTAYVALGDVTGFLRSAYILPIAAVFLMLFIRYGTHGAGEAVPMEMLRGNRTFAASNLTALLNYLSTFSIVFIFSICLQVILHVSPFMSGILILPEPVFMVALSPVAGRLSDRFESRSIASLGMLIIGLSFLGLYFMHPLTRANILVLLGIIGIGFGLFSAPNTNSVMGSVSRDNSGTASGFLGTMRFTGQLFSIVLATVIISAYIPRPLTMGMFSGTVVAITPQYFNSFSEGFRTVMFISAILSLVGAVTSLLKNRGQ, encoded by the coding sequence TTGAATGATTCAGTCTCAAGGAGGCTTGTGCTTACCACAACCTCCATTTCTGCATTCGTGACCCCATTCCTATCAAGTGCCATCGCATTTGCGGTCCCACGGATTGGTGTCTCATTCCACCTGGACTTTGTGCAGGTGGCCCTGATACCCATGGTTTACCTCATTCCCCTGGCCTCCTTCATGATATTCTTTGGAAGAATCTCCGACGATGTGGGGAGAGTGAGGATCTTCCGTGCCGGTCTCATAATATTTGCCGTAGCCTCCATTGCTGCCTCATTCTCTTCATCATATTCGTTCCTCATTGCCATGGTATTCCTGGCAGGACTTGGCTCAGCAGTCTTAAGCACAAACTCAACCGCCATCGTGAGTTATGTGTATTCCCGCGGCGGCCGCGGCTTCGCGCTGGGCATCAATGCAATGTCAGTGTACCTGGGACTGACCTTTGCCCCGTTTCTGGGAGGTATACTTATAGAGTTCACCGGGTGGAGATCTGTATTCCTGTTCTCTGGCCCCGTGGGCCTTGCAGCCCTGGCACTGTCAGCCGTAAGCATGAGGAATATTGAGATAAGGAGGCGTACAACGGCATCAGGGATCATGGGCCCGGCCTTTCTTGCTGGAGCAATACTTTCACTGACTGCATATGTAGCGCTTGGGGATGTGACCGGTTTCCTGAGGTCAGCTTACATTCTGCCCATTGCAGCGGTTTTCCTGATGCTGTTCATAAGGTACGGGACACATGGGGCAGGTGAGGCAGTCCCCATGGAAATGTTGCGGGGAAACAGGACATTTGCCGCATCAAATCTCACTGCGCTGCTCAATTACCTCAGCACGTTCTCCATAGTGTTCATTTTCTCAATATGCCTGCAGGTTATACTTCACGTGAGCCCCTTCATGTCCGGCATACTGATACTCCCTGAGCCGGTGTTCATGGTTGCACTGTCACCGGTGGCAGGAAGGCTCTCAGACAGGTTCGAGTCAAGATCAATTGCTTCGTTGGGAATGCTCATAATAGGCCTCTCATTCCTGGGACTCTATTTCATGCATCCACTCACCAGGGCAAATATACTTGTCCTTCTGGGAATAATCGGCATAGGATTCGGGTTGTTCTCGGCACCAAACACCAATTCCGTAATGGGTTCAGTATCACGCGACAACTCCGGGACCGCATCGGGATTCCTTGGAACCATGAGATTCACGGGCCAGCTGTTCAGCATTGTTCTTGCAACAGTGATAATATCCGCCTACATACCCAGGCCCCTGACGATGGGGATGTTTTCCGGAACTGTTGTGGCGATAACTCCCCAGTACTTCAACAGCTTCTCAGAGGGATTCCGCACGGTGATGTTCATCTCGGCCATACTCAGCCTTGTTGGTGCCGTCACATCCCTCCTGAAGAACAGAGGGCAGTGA
- a CDS encoding molybdopterin molybdotransferase MoeA, which translates to MGGNRRKMQGFGSLMAFSTALERLAGRKWDRIATEMIPVRESAGRISASDVYARENSLSFSRSAVDGYAVVSSDVSGASEYNFITLEVKGEIEAGRTDPASMDHGQAYEIYTGGEMPEGSDAVVMAEYAERSGNSLRVFRSVRKYENVSRAGEDITSGQKIVGSGEIIRAQHMAACIAVGIEKLEVFAIMEMGIISTGNEIMPGMGVRNTTQPLLLSYFSSAYMRTGDLGVVPDDPDKIRSAIDESIGRHHILAVTGGTSLGSRDLVADVLDGMGEMIFGGVMIRPGRTISLYDVGGKPVFSVSGLPVAALISLEAFLGPFLAVQTGLKRTRVVVRAAMTERVANRDGMRSYLRVRVRNTENGLVADPLRITGSGILSSLLLSNGITVIPENREGLEEGEMVDITLTGDVY; encoded by the coding sequence ATGGGAGGCAACCGGAGGAAGATGCAGGGTTTTGGTAGCCTCATGGCATTTTCCACGGCGTTGGAGCGTCTGGCTGGGAGAAAATGGGACAGGATCGCCACTGAAATGATCCCGGTACGTGAATCAGCAGGGAGAATCTCAGCATCAGATGTTTATGCACGCGAGAACTCACTGTCATTCAGCAGGAGCGCCGTGGACGGTTATGCCGTTGTATCATCAGATGTATCCGGCGCTTCGGAATACAATTTCATAACCCTTGAAGTGAAGGGGGAGATTGAGGCTGGGCGAACCGATCCAGCATCCATGGATCACGGCCAGGCATATGAGATATACACAGGAGGGGAGATGCCTGAAGGCTCAGATGCAGTGGTTATGGCAGAATATGCGGAAAGGTCCGGAAATTCCCTCAGGGTGTTCCGGTCCGTGAGGAAGTACGAGAACGTGTCGCGTGCCGGTGAGGACATTACCAGCGGCCAGAAGATTGTGGGCAGCGGGGAGATCATCAGGGCACAGCACATGGCTGCATGCATTGCCGTGGGGATAGAAAAGCTGGAGGTCTTTGCAATCATGGAAATGGGCATAATATCAACGGGAAATGAGATCATGCCGGGGATGGGTGTCAGAAACACCACCCAGCCGCTGCTCCTGTCTTATTTTTCATCTGCATACATGCGTACAGGCGATCTTGGCGTGGTGCCCGATGATCCGGATAAAATCAGGTCCGCCATAGATGAAAGCATAGGCAGGCACCACATCCTGGCAGTGACCGGCGGCACAAGCCTGGGTTCCCGGGACCTTGTGGCAGATGTGCTTGACGGGATGGGTGAAATGATATTCGGTGGAGTAATGATCAGGCCCGGCCGCACCATATCGCTGTATGATGTTGGCGGGAAGCCAGTATTCTCAGTGTCGGGCCTGCCCGTTGCCGCACTGATCTCCCTGGAGGCCTTCCTGGGCCCGTTCCTGGCAGTGCAGACCGGACTGAAGCGCACCAGGGTCGTGGTCAGGGCTGCCATGACCGAAAGAGTCGCCAACAGGGATGGCATGAGATCATACCTGCGTGTCAGGGTCAGGAACACGGAGAATGGGCTTGTTGCTGACCCGTTGCGGATTACAGGGTCAGGCATACTGTCGTCTCTGCTCCTTTCAAACGGCATCACCGTGATTCCGGAAAACAGGGAGGGACTGGAGGAAGGAGAGATGGTGGACATAACACTCACTGGAGATGTTTACTGA
- a CDS encoding molybdopterin biosynthesis protein, which translates to MALIFHKLVGMEEAKRLAAESIGSITGSERIDAVDAQGRVLDSDIFSGIDSPPFDRSEVDGFAVRSQDVEGAEQDTPVMLRIAGSASIGEPALEMHAPGTCIRIATGAVVPVGADSVIMVEYTRQKGETLEVFRSVEPGENISQAGSDLSRGELILRAGTTVGSREIAVLHSVGISSVTVRRKMRIAVLSTGNELLEPGSHLIPGRLYESNGAAVQSILRQYPVFQATYHGIVKDDREAIRKTVAELSAENDAVITSGSTSAGEGDMVYDVLAEFRPGIVFHGVEVKPGKPTLLSMMGNTPVIGLPGFPVSAIMVFDTVFLPALLGACGIGRKTRQVSATVPVRVHLAQGKTNLVPVSLIQRESMVAYPLLGDSGSVSRVMRSDGYISAYGNRPYIEAGEMTQVSLYSDDVQIPDLTFIGSHDIAIESIFRKISMNVKVINIGSTGGVEAIRRGEADLAGVHILNPASMKYNDFSSDDDLMKKAELVKGYTREQGILVRPGNPHGIRSLADIASHGLSFVNRNHGSGTRILIDSMLSSSGISGKDIRGFTYEVKTHYAVANAIWSGRADAGVAIRQAAVMYGLDFIPLGKEEYDFLILRESRDRLSKFLEVLESRWFTEVLGRDFSGYSR; encoded by the coding sequence ATGGCACTTATATTTCACAAACTTGTTGGAATGGAAGAGGCAAAAAGGCTTGCTGCGGAGAGTATTGGCAGCATAACAGGATCAGAGAGGATCGATGCGGTGGACGCCCAGGGCAGGGTGCTGGATTCGGACATATTCTCAGGCATTGATTCCCCTCCCTTTGACAGGTCAGAGGTGGACGGGTTCGCCGTCAGGTCGCAGGACGTGGAGGGAGCTGAACAGGATACGCCTGTGATGCTGAGGATAGCAGGTTCAGCATCCATAGGGGAGCCTGCCCTTGAAATGCATGCGCCCGGCACATGCATAAGAATCGCCACGGGTGCCGTGGTTCCAGTTGGGGCGGATTCTGTCATCATGGTGGAGTACACCCGCCAGAAGGGAGAGACCCTGGAGGTATTCAGGTCTGTGGAACCGGGCGAGAACATCTCGCAGGCCGGATCTGACCTCTCCAGGGGTGAACTCATCCTCAGGGCCGGCACCACAGTGGGATCAAGGGAGATTGCCGTGCTGCACTCAGTTGGAATCAGTTCTGTCACCGTCAGGAGGAAAATGCGGATTGCCGTACTCTCCACGGGGAATGAACTGCTGGAGCCAGGCAGCCATCTGATTCCGGGACGGCTGTATGAATCCAACGGCGCTGCGGTGCAGTCCATACTCAGACAGTATCCGGTATTCCAGGCCACATACCACGGTATCGTTAAGGATGACAGGGAAGCAATTCGAAAGACAGTAGCCGAGCTCTCTGCAGAAAATGATGCCGTCATAACAAGCGGAAGCACATCGGCCGGGGAAGGCGACATGGTGTACGACGTTCTTGCGGAGTTCAGGCCGGGCATTGTTTTCCACGGCGTTGAGGTCAAGCCGGGGAAGCCCACGCTTCTCTCCATGATGGGAAATACACCGGTCATAGGCCTCCCCGGTTTTCCGGTGTCTGCCATCATGGTATTTGACACAGTATTCCTCCCTGCGCTCCTGGGGGCATGCGGCATTGGGAGGAAAACACGACAGGTTTCCGCCACCGTGCCCGTCCGGGTGCACCTGGCGCAGGGAAAAACCAATCTTGTGCCTGTGAGCCTGATCCAGAGGGAATCCATGGTGGCTTATCCTCTCCTGGGCGATTCCGGGTCTGTTTCCCGGGTAATGAGATCAGACGGCTACATTTCTGCATACGGCAATCGGCCGTACATTGAAGCTGGAGAGATGACCCAGGTGTCACTATATTCAGACGATGTGCAGATTCCTGATCTCACATTCATTGGAAGTCATGACATTGCCATTGAATCAATATTCCGGAAAATCTCAATGAATGTAAAGGTCATCAACATCGGCTCCACGGGAGGTGTGGAGGCAATAAGGAGAGGGGAAGCTGACCTTGCAGGAGTACACATACTGAATCCGGCAAGCATGAAGTACAATGATTTCTCCTCGGATGACGATCTAATGAAGAAGGCGGAGCTTGTGAAGGGATACACAAGGGAACAGGGAATACTTGTCAGGCCTGGGAATCCTCATGGAATAAGGTCACTGGCGGACATAGCCTCCCATGGCCTGTCATTTGTCAACAGGAACCATGGTTCCGGGACAAGGATTCTCATAGACAGCATGCTTTCGTCATCAGGCATAAGCGGGAAGGATATCAGGGGGTTCACCTATGAGGTAAAAACACACTATGCGGTTGCCAATGCCATTTGGAGCGGCAGGGCAGATGCAGGTGTGGCAATAAGGCAGGCTGCTGTAATGTACGGGCTGGACTTCATACCTCTTGGAAAGGAGGAATATGATTTCCTCATTCTCAGGGAGAGCCGGGACAGGCTTTCGAAATTTCTTGAGGTCCTTGAGAGCAGATGGTTCACTGAAGTTCTTGGCAGGGATTTTTCGGGATATTCCCGGTGA
- a CDS encoding ArsA-related P-loop ATPase encodes MIEAFVGKGGVGKSTISAAYARVLSGHGKTLLVSTDYMPSLRHIFTRDFHNITVMEISESDIAAEWKSRYGDQAYAIISEFADVGPEILDHIASSPGVGEEFMISRIVDLHDSGRYDYVVWDTPASSSTMHLLSLERDFYNHLGRDLKFLISARDRIRGDRIGAILKEWQKLAQDVWNHMEKTRFFLVSTADALSLIQADEIQEEFRKMGLSIYGRILNRSRETLPGYSLSIPEMHGTVQEIVEAMMEPMERIFRESHNQ; translated from the coding sequence ATGATTGAGGCTTTCGTTGGGAAGGGGGGCGTGGGGAAATCCACGATTTCAGCCGCTTACGCAAGGGTACTGTCAGGTCATGGGAAAACCCTGCTGGTTTCAACGGATTATATGCCGTCACTGAGGCACATATTCACCAGGGACTTCCACAACATAACAGTCATGGAGATATCTGAGTCCGACATTGCTGCGGAGTGGAAATCCAGGTATGGAGACCAGGCTTACGCCATCATATCGGAATTTGCCGATGTGGGACCTGAGATACTTGATCACATTGCCAGCAGCCCCGGTGTGGGGGAAGAGTTCATGATATCACGCATCGTTGATCTCCATGATTCCGGCAGGTATGACTATGTTGTCTGGGACACGCCGGCATCGTCCTCCACCATGCACCTCCTCTCACTGGAAAGGGATTTCTACAACCACCTGGGGCGTGACCTGAAGTTCCTCATCTCCGCAAGGGACCGAATCAGAGGCGACAGGATCGGCGCAATACTGAAGGAGTGGCAGAAGCTTGCACAGGATGTGTGGAATCACATGGAAAAGACCAGATTCTTCCTGGTTTCAACGGCAGATGCCCTGAGCCTGATCCAGGCAGATGAGATCCAGGAGGAATTCAGGAAGATGGGCCTCAGCATATACGGGAGGATACTGAACAGATCCAGGGAGACACTGCCGGGATACAGCCTCTCAATTCCTGAGATGCATGGCACGGTGCAGGAGATTGTGGAAGCCATGATGGAACCCATGGAGCGGATTTTCAGGGAATCACACAACCAGTGA
- a CDS encoding ubiquitin-like small modifier protein 1, whose protein sequence is MITVKYYANLRQITGMKEDSMDYEEATVGEVVDSLCHRYGEPFRKLMLEDGKLRGNVIILINGVNVIFGKGLQEVIKSGDSVDIFPPVAGG, encoded by the coding sequence ATGATTACGGTAAAATATTATGCCAATCTCAGGCAGATTACAGGCATGAAGGAAGATTCCATGGATTATGAGGAGGCAACGGTGGGCGAGGTTGTGGATTCCCTCTGCCATCGCTATGGTGAGCCATTCAGGAAGCTGATGCTTGAGGACGGAAAACTCAGGGGAAATGTCATAATACTCATAAACGGCGTCAACGTAATTTTCGGAAAGGGACTTCAGGAAGTCATAAAGAGCGGGGATTCAGTGGACATATTCCCGCCCGTGGCCGGAGGGTGA